One genomic window of Elusimicrobiota bacterium includes the following:
- a CDS encoding (2Fe-2S)-binding protein codes for MPSITIDGKKISVPDGTTVIQAAEQLKSYIPRYCYHPGLSIAGNCRICLVEIEKNSKLQIACNTPVTEGMVVHTQSQKVTDGRRSVLEFLLANHPLDCPVCDQSGECDLQNFYMQFGLYDPRFQEHKVKKEKAISLGPHVMLDQERCILCSRCVRFTDEITKTGEFGIFNRGDKAEVNLYPGKVLDNPYSANVIDICPVGALTEQDFRFKARVWYLRSASTVCNGCSQGCNINLHFVPDRPHLNNGDRVVRIKPRFNPDVNEWWICDEGRYGFKPIDQKRLTKVLNKGQDSTWEQAFEAISPVLSKAGQNGHGPSVGVIFSAQLSTEELFLLREVFDGALKARLGAPAPSVGSEDDFLIKADKHPNTAGAELLGLADGPDAAKIVEEALNGKLKALWVFGVDLAAVCGAQKIQELAQKLELFVFQGPNENGTSASAHWVLPSAAYVEKDGTFINVHNRVQRIGRAFAPLKDSREDWRILLEVEKLLGRKDSASHPQEIFLEMAKTVKPLHGLDYEKIGLQGADLAAKKSKEATKAVP; via the coding sequence ATGCCTAGCATAACCATCGACGGCAAGAAAATATCGGTTCCGGACGGAACCACGGTGATCCAGGCTGCCGAACAGCTCAAAAGTTATATTCCCCGTTATTGCTATCATCCCGGCCTTTCCATCGCGGGCAATTGCCGAATTTGCCTGGTTGAAATCGAAAAAAATTCAAAGCTCCAAATCGCCTGCAATACGCCGGTGACCGAGGGCATGGTGGTGCATACCCAAAGTCAAAAGGTGACGGACGGCCGCCGCTCGGTTCTTGAGTTCCTTTTGGCCAATCACCCGCTCGATTGCCCGGTTTGCGATCAATCCGGTGAATGCGATCTGCAGAATTTTTACATGCAATTCGGGCTCTATGATCCACGTTTCCAGGAACATAAGGTCAAAAAAGAAAAAGCGATTTCCCTGGGCCCCCATGTGATGCTCGATCAGGAGCGCTGTATTCTTTGCTCGCGCTGCGTGCGATTCACGGACGAGATCACGAAAACCGGGGAGTTCGGCATATTCAACCGCGGCGATAAAGCCGAGGTGAATCTTTATCCCGGGAAGGTTTTGGACAATCCGTACTCCGCCAATGTCATCGATATTTGCCCGGTCGGCGCTTTAACGGAACAGGATTTCCGCTTCAAGGCCAGGGTTTGGTACTTAAGGAGCGCCTCCACGGTCTGCAACGGCTGCAGCCAAGGGTGCAATATCAATCTTCATTTTGTTCCCGACCGTCCGCATTTAAATAACGGGGACAGGGTCGTGCGGATTAAGCCGCGTTTTAATCCCGACGTCAACGAGTGGTGGATTTGCGACGAGGGACGATACGGTTTTAAACCCATCGATCAAAAGCGCCTGACCAAGGTTCTTAATAAGGGACAGGATTCAACCTGGGAGCAAGCGTTTGAGGCGATCAGCCCCGTCCTGAGCAAAGCCGGACAAAACGGACACGGCCCGTCCGTCGGCGTTATTTTTTCGGCGCAATTAAGCACTGAAGAGCTTTTCCTTTTGCGCGAGGTATTTGATGGGGCCTTAAAAGCGCGTTTGGGCGCGCCGGCGCCCTCCGTGGGTTCGGAAGATGACTTCCTAATTAAGGCGGATAAACACCCGAACACCGCGGGCGCTGAATTGTTGGGATTGGCGGACGGTCCCGATGCCGCCAAAATCGTTGAAGAGGCTCTTAATGGCAAGCTCAAAGCCCTATGGGTTTTTGGCGTTGATTTGGCGGCTGTTTGCGGCGCGCAAAAAATTCAGGAACTGGCTCAGAAGCTTGAATTGTTCGTCTTCCAGGGTCCTAATGAAAATGGAACCTCCGCGTCGGCGCATTGGGTATTGCCTTCCGCGGCTTATGTGGAAAAAGACGGCACGTTCATCAACGTCCATAACCGCGTGCAGAGAATCGGCCGGGCTTTCGCTCCTCTGAAAGATTCGCGGGAAGACTGGCGCATTTTGCTTGAGGTCGAAAAATTATTGGGCCGTAAGGATTCCGCTTCCCATCCGCAGGAAATTTTCCTTGAGATGGCGAAAACCGTCAAACCCCTTCATGGCCTCGACTATGAAAAAATCGGCTTGCAGGGCGCGGACTTGGCCGCAAAAAAATCAAAGGAAGCGACGAAGGCCGTTCCATGA
- the nuoF gene encoding NADH-quinone oxidoreductase subunit NuoF gives MADSVLADKPTGPKKTLPHDMPATLESKAKEIIGRYEKPKAAMLPLLWLVQDHFGYVTPEGEAWISRLLDVAIVHVREVVSFYSMFRTKPAGNHVVRVCTSLPCLLKGAKATTKKLVDQIEERMGGQGHDGPAKVTIEEVECLCACEMAPMAQLDEQFTGPLDDRMMNILAREAVRSETGPSDDLEPAPHIAADGPVLSSRFKNAEGTWFDEYVRGGGYSAAKKVLTSMKPAEVMNEVTKANLRGLGGAGFPAGKKWSFIPKDSPKPKYLVVNADEGEPGTFKDRYILERDPHALLEGMMIAAFAIASHKAYIYIRGEYFRPAKRFSRAVEEAYKHGWLGKNIQGSGYALDVVVHQGAGAYICGEETALLTSLEGGKGFPRIKPPFPAISGLFGCPTIVNNVETLACVPFIMREGAERFAALGTPKQGGTRLFSISGHVKRPGLYEAPVTVRLSELINKYAQGVPEGRKIKAVIPGGISAKILKADEIDVAMDFDSLMAAGTMAGSGGVIVLDDSACMLGALDSASRFFADESCGQCSPCREGTGWIHRIVNRIVQGKGRLRDLDDLMGIARDMEGKTICVFADAAAWPVQSYISKFRTEFEAHINNGLCASELCPLGRQDSHA, from the coding sequence ATGGCGGATAGTGTTTTGGCGGATAAACCGACCGGGCCAAAGAAAACTCTGCCGCACGACATGCCCGCGACGCTTGAGTCCAAGGCCAAAGAAATCATCGGCCGTTATGAAAAACCAAAAGCCGCGATGCTCCCTTTGTTGTGGCTTGTCCAGGATCATTTCGGTTACGTCACCCCTGAGGGCGAGGCTTGGATCAGCCGCCTGCTGGACGTCGCCATCGTCCACGTCCGCGAAGTCGTTTCTTTTTATTCCATGTTTCGCACCAAACCGGCCGGGAATCATGTTGTCCGGGTGTGTACGAGTTTGCCTTGTTTGCTCAAAGGCGCCAAAGCAACGACAAAAAAATTAGTGGATCAAATTGAGGAGCGTATGGGCGGTCAGGGCCATGACGGCCCAGCCAAAGTCACCATCGAGGAAGTCGAATGTTTATGCGCCTGTGAAATGGCGCCCATGGCCCAACTTGACGAGCAGTTCACCGGGCCCTTGGATGATCGGATGATGAATATTTTGGCCCGCGAAGCCGTTCGATCCGAGACCGGCCCATCTGACGATTTAGAGCCGGCGCCGCATATTGCCGCGGACGGCCCGGTTTTGTCTTCGCGGTTTAAAAATGCCGAAGGAACTTGGTTCGACGAATATGTCCGTGGCGGCGGGTATTCGGCCGCTAAAAAAGTTTTGACATCCATGAAACCGGCCGAGGTGATGAACGAAGTCACTAAAGCCAATTTGCGCGGCTTAGGCGGCGCGGGATTTCCGGCCGGAAAAAAATGGTCCTTCATTCCCAAGGACAGTCCCAAGCCCAAATACCTGGTGGTCAACGCTGATGAAGGCGAGCCCGGAACGTTCAAAGATCGCTACATTCTGGAGCGCGATCCCCACGCGCTTTTGGAAGGCATGATGATCGCGGCCTTCGCCATCGCCAGCCACAAGGCTTATATTTATATCCGGGGCGAATATTTTCGTCCCGCCAAACGGTTTTCCCGCGCCGTGGAGGAAGCCTATAAACACGGATGGCTCGGCAAGAATATTCAAGGCAGCGGCTATGCGCTCGATGTGGTGGTTCATCAAGGGGCCGGCGCTTATATTTGCGGCGAAGAAACCGCGCTGTTGACGTCGTTGGAAGGCGGGAAAGGATTTCCGCGCATCAAACCTCCCTTCCCCGCGATTTCCGGTTTGTTCGGCTGCCCCACCATCGTCAACAATGTTGAAACCTTGGCTTGCGTGCCTTTTATCATGAGGGAAGGAGCCGAGCGCTTCGCGGCTTTGGGAACGCCCAAGCAAGGGGGCACCAGGCTTTTTTCCATCAGCGGCCATGTGAAGCGGCCGGGACTCTATGAAGCGCCGGTGACCGTGCGCCTTTCGGAACTCATTAATAAATACGCCCAAGGCGTGCCTGAGGGGCGCAAAATCAAGGCCGTTATTCCGGGCGGCATTTCAGCCAAAATTTTGAAGGCCGACGAGATCGACGTGGCCATGGATTTTGATTCGTTGATGGCGGCCGGCACCATGGCCGGCTCCGGCGGCGTGATCGTTTTAGATGACAGCGCGTGCATGCTGGGGGCGCTCGATTCCGCGTCCCGGTTTTTTGCGGATGAATCCTGCGGGCAATGCTCGCCTTGCCGCGAAGGCACGGGCTGGATTCACCGAATCGTCAATCGGATCGTTCAAGGCAAAGGGCGTTTGCGCGACTTGGATGATTTAATGGGCATTGCCCGGGACATGGAGGGGAAAACGATTTGCGTGTTTGCGGATGCGGCTGCCTGGCCTGTTCAATCGTACATTTCTAAATTCCGAACGGAATTTGAGGCGCATATCAACAACGGCCTCTGCGCCTCGGAACTTTGTCCGCTCGGCCGTCAGGATTCTCATGCCTAG
- a CDS encoding NADH-quinone oxidoreductase subunit D, with amino-acid sequence MMTNADLTALLKERCPDAVRAAHSWRGDQTARINRESLVKVARTLKEDPAFQMDFLMDVTAVDYLTFGQRPPRAFFPSSGVDVAPAPEIPADTPWPGGPEKERFVVVYHFYSSSLRHRIRLHVPVEEKAAELDSLTSLWPAANWLEREVWDMYGIRFKGHPNLKRILMYEEFIGHPLRKDYPVNQRQPLAGPGAVKRSATPSAPAAHSKGSGDLETREMLLNVGPAHPAMHGIIRLVLKLQGERVKEVDVEIGYLHRGFEKMAEVVDYNGVMPYTDRLNYVSPLINNMGYSMAVEKLLGLNVPERCHYIRVIMSEISRLSDHLTCVGASAMELGAFSVFLYLIKAREFLWELVEMVTGARLTISYCRVGGVKGDLPEDFEDRCQKALEETKKVLKEADALLTRNRIFVDRMSGTGVISAQEAIAYGITGPFLRASGTPYDVRKDCPYSVYDRFDFDVPVGAKGDNLDRYYVRMEEMRQSIRIIEAALKTIPPGPVLVDPETGRPMAAAEMVDSAKIGDIPVIARAVAVTDPTLGGSARPQHLGIAVEEKRVVLPPKEDTYGNIEGLMRHFKLVMQGHGVRPPKGESYFPVEGANGELGFYVVSDGSECAYRVRVRPPCFAIMSALPRLLTGDMLADVVPTFGSVNMIGGELDR; translated from the coding sequence ATGATGACGAACGCTGACCTAACCGCCCTCCTGAAAGAACGCTGCCCGGATGCTGTTCGCGCCGCTCATTCGTGGCGGGGTGACCAGACCGCGCGTATCAACCGTGAATCGCTTGTCAAAGTTGCGCGGACTTTAAAAGAAGACCCGGCGTTTCAAATGGATTTTTTGATGGATGTGACGGCCGTGGATTATTTGACCTTCGGGCAGCGGCCGCCCAGGGCTTTTTTCCCATCTTCCGGCGTCGACGTGGCGCCGGCGCCTGAGATTCCCGCGGATACGCCTTGGCCGGGGGGCCCGGAGAAGGAACGTTTTGTCGTGGTTTATCATTTCTATTCTTCCTCGCTTCGGCACCGCATCAGGCTTCACGTGCCCGTGGAAGAAAAAGCGGCTGAGCTGGATTCCTTGACTTCGTTATGGCCGGCGGCGAATTGGCTGGAGCGCGAGGTTTGGGACATGTACGGAATTCGTTTCAAGGGCCATCCGAATTTAAAACGCATCTTGATGTACGAAGAATTTATCGGCCATCCTTTAAGAAAAGATTATCCGGTCAATCAACGCCAGCCTTTGGCCGGGCCCGGAGCCGTTAAACGCTCGGCGACACCCTCCGCGCCGGCCGCTCATTCAAAAGGTTCCGGTGATCTTGAAACGAGAGAAATGCTGTTAAACGTGGGACCCGCGCATCCGGCCATGCACGGGATTATCCGCCTTGTGTTGAAGCTTCAAGGCGAGCGGGTCAAGGAGGTGGACGTTGAAATCGGCTACCTGCATCGGGGCTTTGAAAAAATGGCTGAGGTCGTGGATTACAACGGCGTCATGCCGTATACGGACCGGTTGAATTATGTTTCTCCGCTCATCAACAATATGGGCTACTCCATGGCCGTGGAAAAACTCTTGGGTTTGAATGTGCCGGAGCGCTGCCATTACATCCGCGTCATCATGTCCGAAATTTCGCGCCTCTCGGATCATTTGACCTGCGTGGGCGCAAGCGCAATGGAGTTGGGCGCGTTCAGCGTTTTTCTTTATTTGATCAAAGCCCGCGAGTTTCTCTGGGAGCTCGTTGAGATGGTGACGGGCGCGCGTCTGACCATTTCTTATTGCCGGGTCGGCGGCGTCAAAGGCGATTTGCCGGAGGATTTTGAGGACCGATGCCAAAAGGCCTTGGAGGAAACCAAAAAAGTTTTGAAAGAGGCGGACGCGCTGTTGACCCGCAACCGTATTTTTGTGGATCGAATGTCGGGTACCGGCGTTATCAGCGCCCAGGAAGCGATTGCTTACGGCATCACCGGGCCGTTTTTGCGCGCGAGCGGGACGCCCTATGATGTGCGCAAAGACTGCCCTTATAGCGTTTACGACCGTTTTGATTTCGACGTGCCGGTGGGCGCCAAAGGCGACAATCTGGATCGCTACTATGTGCGCATGGAAGAGATGCGCCAATCCATCCGCATTATCGAGGCCGCGCTTAAAACCATACCCCCGGGACCGGTTCTGGTGGACCCTGAAACAGGACGCCCGATGGCGGCCGCGGAAATGGTGGATAGCGCGAAAATCGGGGATATCCCGGTGATTGCCAGAGCGGTGGCTGTCACTGATCCGACGCTGGGCGGCTCGGCCAGGCCTCAGCATCTAGGAATTGCCGTGGAGGAAAAACGCGTGGTTTTGCCGCCCAAAGAAGACACCTACGGCAACATCGAAGGCCTGATGCGGCATTTTAAGCTGGTCATGCAGGGCCACGGCGTTCGGCCGCCCAAAGGCGAATCTTATTTTCCTGTTGAGGGCGCCAACGGAGAATTGGGTTTTTATGTGGTCAGCGACGGCAGTGAATGCGCCTACCGCGTGCGCGTCCGGCCGCCTTGTTTCGCCATTATGTCCGCTTTGCCCCGGCTTTTGACGGGGGACATGTTGGCCGACGTGGTGCCGACATTCGGCTCGGTTAATATGATCGGCGGGGAATTGGATCGGTAA
- a CDS encoding NADH-quinone oxidoreductase subunit B produces MSQQLEDASFLTSKLDEAIGWARKYSIFQYPFVTACCGMEYMAAACSHYDFDRFGAGLPRFSPRQADVLFVVGTISHKMAPVLLRIYEQMADPKWVVAFGVCTCTGGFYDNYATVMGIDTIMPVDIYIPGCPPRPEYVLDGLMKLQEKIQAQHSKAGQQKA; encoded by the coding sequence ATGAGCCAACAGCTTGAAGACGCCAGCTTTTTAACCAGCAAATTGGATGAGGCCATCGGCTGGGCCAGAAAATACTCCATTTTCCAATACCCTTTTGTGACGGCTTGCTGCGGCATGGAATATATGGCCGCGGCTTGTTCCCACTATGATTTTGACCGTTTCGGCGCCGGGCTTCCGCGATTTTCACCGAGACAGGCGGACGTTCTTTTCGTGGTGGGCACGATCAGTCACAAAATGGCGCCCGTGCTTCTGCGCATTTATGAACAGATGGCCGATCCCAAATGGGTGGTGGCCTTCGGCGTGTGCACCTGCACCGGCGGCTTTTACGACAATTACGCGACGGTGATGGGCATCGACACGATTATGCCGGTGGACATTTACATCCCAGGCTGCCCGCCGCGCCCTGAATACGTGTTGGATGGTTTAATGAAACTTCAAGAAAAAATTCAGGCCCAGCATTCCAAAGCAGGCCAGCAGAAAGCCTGA